Proteins encoded by one window of Cylindrospermum stagnale PCC 7417:
- a CDS encoding helix-turn-helix domain-containing protein has translation MNKQQFQEALEKIKKAPKRVEVLQLVLDGHTNAKIAELKTLDEGTVRKHISNLYKNFGIKNEFPGDKPLKDQLKALFLQHKPEWVRDYSSELTTEISNQSKNQIHDSISSLVPSNSEFFTEIEEDLMSLAVSILEQLGFDQKFKMNGGGNCVGYRLKNPGTADKRYQLFIQGLYRD, from the coding sequence AGTTTCAAGAAGCTCTAGAAAAGATAAAAAAAGCACCTAAAAGAGTAGAGGTGTTGCAGTTGGTATTGGATGGACATACTAATGCTAAAATTGCTGAGTTAAAAACACTTGATGAAGGAACTGTACGCAAGCATATTTCTAATCTATATAAAAATTTTGGTATTAAGAATGAATTTCCAGGTGATAAACCTTTAAAAGACCAATTAAAGGCTTTATTCCTCCAGCATAAACCGGAATGGGTAAGAGATTATTCTTCTGAACTCACAACTGAAATTAGTAACCAATCTAAAAATCAAATTCATGACAGCATATCTTCTTTAGTTCCGTCAAATAGCGAATTCTTTACAGAAATTGAAGAAGATTTGATGTCCTTAGCAGTCAGTATACTAGAGCAGCTTGGTTTTGACCAAAAGTTTAAGATGAATGGGGGAGGAAATTGTGTAGGTTATAGACTTAAAAATCCTGGAACAGCAGATAAACGCTATCAATTATTTATTCAAGGACTATACAGGGATTAA
- the mgtE gene encoding magnesium transporter — protein sequence MLMQDVRNSLDIADLNQLKCDLNHLQPVDVGEYISELPEQQRAIAFRLLNKGQAIDVFEYLPTDVQEELINSLHDAQVVHLVEEMSPDERAELFDELPAGVIKRLLKELSPEQRQATATILGYPEGTAGRVMTTEYVRLREGLTVGEALSKIRRQDEDKETIYYAYVTDDNRTLVSVVSLRQLLFTFPEVLIRDIASDRVIKVKTEASQEEVAQIMKRYDLIAIPVVDREDRLVGIITIDDVVDILEEEATEDIQKLAGVSGDEGALSSPLATIINRLPWLLGIMGLYIGAASAIAPFQSVIAAVPVLAVIMPIFSNTGGTVGIQALTVTIRGLGVGEVTPKDTLKILRKELLAGAGTALALGITMILLSLIWARPQERWVALVAGMVMVTNTIVAVTLGTLLPMGLKRLKLDPALVSGPLLTTMLDSIGFLTFLTLISLALKVFHLKP from the coding sequence ATGCTCATGCAAGACGTTCGCAATTCATTAGACATTGCCGATCTGAATCAGCTGAAATGCGATTTAAATCATTTACAACCGGTGGATGTGGGGGAGTACATTTCAGAATTGCCTGAACAACAGCGGGCGATCGCATTTCGGCTACTCAACAAAGGGCAAGCAATCGATGTATTTGAATATTTGCCAACAGACGTCCAGGAAGAACTGATCAACTCCCTGCATGATGCCCAAGTAGTGCATCTTGTGGAAGAAATGAGTCCTGATGAACGGGCAGAATTGTTTGACGAACTCCCGGCTGGAGTTATCAAACGCTTATTAAAAGAACTGAGTCCCGAACAAAGGCAAGCTACAGCCACAATTCTCGGCTATCCAGAAGGCACCGCTGGGCGGGTGATGACAACCGAATATGTGCGGCTGCGGGAAGGATTGACTGTGGGCGAAGCCTTAAGTAAAATCCGGCGTCAAGACGAAGACAAGGAGACAATTTATTATGCCTACGTCACTGATGATAACCGCACCTTGGTAAGCGTTGTTTCTTTGCGTCAGTTGTTATTTACCTTTCCCGAAGTTTTAATTAGAGATATTGCTAGCGATCGCGTCATCAAGGTAAAAACCGAAGCCTCCCAGGAAGAAGTTGCCCAAATCATGAAACGCTATGACTTAATCGCTATCCCCGTAGTTGATCGGGAAGATCGATTAGTCGGCATTATCACCATTGATGATGTAGTCGATATTTTGGAAGAAGAAGCTACAGAAGATATCCAAAAACTGGCGGGTGTAAGTGGTGACGAAGGGGCTTTATCCTCGCCCCTAGCCACAATTATCAACCGTTTACCTTGGTTGCTGGGGATTATGGGGCTTTATATTGGTGCAGCCAGTGCGATCGCCCCATTCCAATCTGTAATTGCCGCCGTGCCAGTTCTCGCCGTGATCATGCCAATTTTTTCTAATACTGGTGGCACTGTGGGCATTCAAGCTTTAACAGTCACAATTCGCGGCTTGGGTGTGGGCGAAGTCACACCTAAAGACACGCTAAAAATTCTCCGCAAAGAACTTTTAGCCGGTGCAGGTACCGCCCTAGCTTTAGGCATAACCATGATCCTGCTTTCCCTGATTTGGGCCCGCCCTCAAGAGAGATGGGTGGCTTTAGTTGCTGGAATGGTGATGGTAACTAATACAATTGTTGCCGTCACACTCGGCACTTTACTCCCAATGGGGTTAAAGCGACTCAAGCTTGATCCTGCCTTGGTTAGTGGGCCGTTATTAACAACTATGCTCGATTCAATCGGGTTTTTAACCTTCCTGACTCTGATTTCTTTGGCTTTGAAAGTTTTCCATTTAAAACCTTAA